The region AAGCAGCACAACGTGGTCGCTCTGGTCGATGCCATGCAATCGATGGCCTTCAGCTCACGCGACACCGCCCGCGCCGCCTCCATCTACGAGATGATGCTTCGCGACACCGAATGCGGTGTCATCCTGTGCCTCGCTGGCTCGCTGATCTCCGCTGGCCTGCAGAAGGTCATCGTCGACCTCATCCGCAACAACATGATTGACGCCATCGTCTCTACCGGCGCCAACATCGTCGATCAGGACTTCTTCGAGGCACTCGGCTTCAACCACTACATCGCCGGCGACGAGTACAAGTACGGCCACGAGGACGGCCTGCTTCGCGAGCTGATGATCGATCGCATCTACGACACCTTCATCGACGAGGAAGAACTGCGGATCTGCGATGAGACAACGCACCAGATCACCAACTCGCTCGAACTCCGACCCCACAGCTCGCGCGAGTTTATCCGCGAGATGGGAGCCTACCTGTCCAAGAACGGCAAGACCCCTCAGGCTGGCGGGCGCGATTCCATCGTGCTGGCAGCCTATGAGAAGAACGTGCCGATCTTCTGCCCAGCCTTCTCGGACTGCTCAGCGGGCTTCGGTTTGGTGGCCCACCAGCATGAGCGTCAGGGCAAGCCCTCGGTTTCTATCGATTCGGCCAAGGACTTCTACGAGTTGACCCAACTTAAAATCGCCAACCCGACCACGGGCCTCCTGATGGTAGGCGGCGGCGTTCCCAAGAACTTTGCGCAGGACATCGTAGTTGCTGCGGATATCCTTGGCGTGGACGCCTCCATGCACAAATACGCTATCCAGATCACCGTGGCCGACTCCCGCGATGGCGCCCTCTCCGGCTCCACCCTCAAAGAAGCCTCCAGTTGGGGTAAGGTCGATACCACCTACGAGCAGATGGTCTACTCGGAGGCGACCATGGCGCTTCCGCTCATCGCTGGTTACGCCTTCCACAAGCAGGCTGCTGCCGCCCGTAAGGGCAAGAAGTGGGCGGCAATTCTTGACCGGGTTGAAGTAAGCGCCTAGTTACTTTCGAATCTCCTTGAAAAGGCCGCCAGGAGCGGCCTTTTTCATCGATGCTGGGAGAATCGGAGGCATCCAAACCTCTTTATTATCTGTTACCTCCTAAGGCAACTCATTCTCTTCTGCTATTTGCACAATCTCTTCATCTCTGGCATCCTCTGCAGGTGCAGCAGATTGCGGTTTTCAAAAAAGGATAGAATCTGATTCGGCTATAGGTTACTTTTGTTACATGGCTCAGGCAGTTCGTTCGC is a window of Edaphobacter sp. 12200R-103 DNA encoding:
- a CDS encoding deoxyhypusine synthase, with the translated sequence MPTKKELLAQPIQHIDIKQHNVVALVDAMQSMAFSSRDTARAASIYEMMLRDTECGVILCLAGSLISAGLQKVIVDLIRNNMIDAIVSTGANIVDQDFFEALGFNHYIAGDEYKYGHEDGLLRELMIDRIYDTFIDEEELRICDETTHQITNSLELRPHSSREFIREMGAYLSKNGKTPQAGGRDSIVLAAYEKNVPIFCPAFSDCSAGFGLVAHQHERQGKPSVSIDSAKDFYELTQLKIANPTTGLLMVGGGVPKNFAQDIVVAADILGVDASMHKYAIQITVADSRDGALSGSTLKEASSWGKVDTTYEQMVYSEATMALPLIAGYAFHKQAAAARKGKKWAAILDRVEVSA